One window from the genome of Natrialba magadii ATCC 43099 encodes:
- a CDS encoding bacteriorhodopsin, which yields MIEHTTTFVLTSTILAVMTAVFLLWTRRLEDGSRRLGYAVVAACGAMSVAYLLMAAGVLSVSTTGRDESIARFLGYSVAWGAVCYVIGMIADAERRYTLLLLGGILLSLWATVGSWILGGAAGTVLTLAIVAGVSVMGGVLYGPLAREAQTVSSERTLLYGRLKNLTMLVFVGLLTTGMLSAQNLGFTDAFIGQALATYLDFVWLAGFGGLVLRSRAALSDAGNERDATEATGSNAERVAVGTAQSAD from the coding sequence CACGACGTTTGTATTGACGAGCACGATTCTTGCAGTGATGACAGCGGTCTTCCTGCTGTGGACTCGGCGACTCGAGGACGGATCGCGGCGGCTCGGCTACGCGGTCGTCGCCGCCTGTGGAGCGATGAGCGTCGCGTACCTGCTCATGGCTGCGGGCGTGCTGTCCGTGTCGACGACCGGGCGAGACGAGTCCATCGCGCGGTTCCTCGGCTACTCGGTCGCCTGGGGCGCAGTCTGTTACGTGATCGGGATGATCGCCGACGCAGAACGGCGGTATACACTCCTCCTGCTCGGCGGGATCCTGCTAAGTCTCTGGGCGACCGTAGGAAGCTGGATACTCGGCGGGGCAGCGGGTACCGTCCTCACACTCGCGATCGTGGCCGGAGTCAGTGTGATGGGGGGCGTTCTATACGGCCCACTCGCACGCGAGGCACAGACCGTGAGCAGCGAGCGAACGCTGCTGTACGGGCGACTCAAGAATCTGACTATGCTCGTCTTCGTCGGCCTCCTCACAACCGGGATGCTCTCCGCACAGAATCTCGGGTTTACCGACGCCTTCATCGGACAGGCCCTCGCGACCTACCTTGATTTCGTCTGGCTTGCAGGCTTTGGCGGACTGGTACTCCGGAGTAGAGCTGCGCTGTCGGATGCTGGCAACGAGCGCGACGCCACGGAAGCGACGGGATCGAACGCTGAACGCGTTGCCGTCGGGACGGCACAGTCTGCCGACTGA
- a CDS encoding globin-coupled sensor protein gives MPTHQDERQAQATIDEHNRRQVDGRDLTDRIGLDRRELEWRKEFVGFDETDADRLESMAPLLEEIADDLVAEFYSHLQSNADATAILNSSSKSVDALERTQYEYLMDIGRGEYGTAYAERRARIGKIHDMLDMGPKFYLGGYSIYYEGILTALADEAMDDLASTAVEDAPETETELSAESSTAPSQDEPLVPLSDAQEMVDDVVERSLSALKLLNVDQQIAMDTYIDAYADIEDELEHRTEVSKNVQSSVTELRERSVEVSDRSDEISDLAAQQSDAMGEISGEVAGLSATVEEIASNAEEVSATSERAEEIANDTTETAEEAIDKMAVVDDAADEVTDDVEDLRESVQKIDEIVDVINDIADQTNLLALNASIEAATAGEAGDGFAVVANEVKSLAEESQDEAKNIERMIDQIQADTEETVDSLETANEEIESGVGLVEETVDNLERIEESVQEASTGIQEVAMATDDQAASTEEVASMTDTAMEQSHEVATEIEAIVGQNEQVDELVDEIESEVGRLADETVST, from the coding sequence ATGCCTACCCACCAGGACGAGCGTCAGGCGCAGGCTACAATCGACGAGCACAACAGACGGCAGGTCGACGGACGTGACCTTACCGACCGGATCGGGCTCGATCGCCGTGAACTCGAGTGGCGAAAGGAGTTCGTCGGCTTCGATGAGACCGATGCCGATCGACTCGAGTCGATGGCGCCGCTTCTCGAGGAGATTGCGGATGACCTCGTCGCTGAGTTCTACTCCCACCTCCAGTCGAACGCCGACGCCACTGCGATTCTCAACTCGTCCTCGAAATCCGTCGATGCACTCGAGCGGACCCAGTATGAGTATCTCATGGATATCGGTCGTGGTGAGTACGGGACGGCGTACGCCGAGCGCCGTGCCAGGATCGGCAAGATTCACGATATGCTGGACATGGGGCCGAAGTTCTATCTCGGCGGCTATTCGATCTACTACGAGGGGATTCTGACGGCGCTTGCGGACGAAGCGATGGACGACCTCGCCAGTACGGCTGTCGAGGATGCACCCGAAACGGAGACAGAGCTGTCCGCGGAGTCGTCGACAGCCCCATCCCAGGATGAGCCGCTCGTGCCCCTCTCCGACGCCCAGGAGATGGTCGACGACGTTGTCGAGCGATCGCTCTCTGCGCTCAAACTACTGAACGTCGACCAGCAGATCGCGATGGACACCTACATCGACGCCTACGCCGATATCGAGGACGAACTCGAGCACCGGACCGAGGTCTCGAAGAACGTCCAGTCGTCAGTCACCGAGCTCCGCGAGCGTTCGGTAGAGGTCTCCGACCGTTCCGACGAGATCAGCGACCTGGCGGCCCAACAGTCCGACGCGATGGGCGAGATTTCGGGCGAAGTAGCGGGACTATCGGCGACGGTCGAGGAGATTGCCTCGAACGCCGAGGAGGTCAGCGCAACCAGCGAGCGCGCGGAGGAAATCGCGAACGACACGACGGAGACGGCCGAGGAAGCGATCGACAAGATGGCGGTCGTCGACGATGCGGCGGACGAGGTGACCGACGACGTCGAGGACTTGCGCGAGAGCGTCCAGAAGATCGACGAAATCGTGGATGTGATCAACGATATCGCCGACCAGACGAATCTGCTCGCGCTCAATGCGTCGATCGAGGCGGCGACGGCGGGCGAAGCAGGAGACGGGTTCGCGGTCGTCGCAAACGAGGTCAAGTCCCTGGCCGAAGAATCGCAGGACGAAGCCAAGAACATCGAACGGATGATCGACCAGATCCAGGCGGATACCGAGGAGACGGTTGATAGTCTCGAGACGGCAAACGAGGAGATCGAAAGCGGCGTCGGGCTGGTTGAGGAGACGGTCGACAACTTAGAGCGCATCGAGGAATCCGTCCAGGAGGCGAGTACTGGTATTCAGGAGGTCGCGATGGCGACTGACGACCAGGCGGCAAGCACCGAAGAGGTCGCGAGCATGACCGACACCGCGATGGAACAGTCACACGAGGTCGCAACCGAAATCGAGGCGATCGTCGGTCAGAACGAGCAGGTCGACGAGCTGGTGGACGAAATCGAGTCCGAGGTCGGCCGACTCGCGGACGAGACGGTATCGACGTAG
- a CDS encoding chemotaxis protein CheW: MVSTNQSTQSNATDETTTNTETSANTNSNTDTNTPTNTATPDDLSVHVLEFDLGENRYCVDIGYVAEIVNTDELTAIPNTPDHVEGVMDLRGETTKIVNLRTIFGENENDDLGNRIIVFKRKRDSTDRIGWLADEVRQVRQIDATTVDTSVDGDGIAGIVRQNDEFVLWIDPTAVRI, from the coding sequence ATGGTATCTACGAACCAATCCACACAATCGAACGCGACCGACGAGACGACTACGAATACGGAGACGAGCGCGAATACGAACAGCAATACAGACACCAACACGCCCACCAACACAGCCACACCCGACGACCTCAGCGTCCACGTCCTCGAGTTCGACCTCGGCGAGAACCGCTACTGCGTCGACATCGGCTACGTCGCGGAGATTGTCAACACCGACGAACTGACCGCGATCCCGAACACGCCCGACCACGTCGAGGGCGTGATGGACCTCCGAGGCGAGACGACGAAGATCGTCAACCTGCGAACGATCTTCGGCGAGAACGAGAACGACGACCTCGGTAATCGGATCATCGTCTTCAAACGAAAGCGTGACTCGACCGACCGAATCGGTTGGCTCGCCGACGAAGTCCGACAGGTACGCCAGATCGACGCGACGACAGTCGATACGTCCGTCGATGGCGACGGAATCGCCGGCATCGTCCGCCAGAACGACGAGTTCGTGCTGTGGATCGACCCGACTGCCGTTCGTATTTAA
- a CDS encoding methyl-accepting chemotaxis protein, whose protein sequence is MPRTDGGASRLEAAADSTDSGGTALSSASASVSSADVDAIMNTGIDPASVERANTFVSLDADDEARLESLSDALADARADIAAASADAASRKPAVSSALETQSGASKAQLESDQAGLVDAAAAGRTDVAVFSDRLESPAVGAVLAAGPDAYIGSFGAYYEEALEAIAADVKAGFEGKREGEGGGGGGGDAGTPDAETAGESGAIGEAVDDAVDTVVSRTLSLLRHSLVDQQLAMQTYASAQRSQQAADEERIAEYEAQLTNQVETKRQREAVGDRIQESLREVSDSTADVTDRTAEMTDLAAEQSNSMNEIASEVSGLSATVEEIASNAEEVSATSERAEEIATDTTETAEEAIDQIEGVEEAAVEVTDDVENLRESVQKIDEIVDVINDIADQTNLLALNASIEAATAGEAGDGFAVVANEVKSLAEESQDEAKNIERMIDQIQADTEETVDSLETANERVSTGVDLVEETVDNLERIEESVQEASTGIQEVATATDDQAASTEEVASMTDTAMETSQQVTNGLEAIERHAETVDELVDEVEADVRSLSADE, encoded by the coding sequence ATGCCCAGAACAGACGGCGGAGCGTCCCGTCTCGAAGCCGCAGCCGATTCCACTGATTCCGGTGGGACGGCTTTGAGCTCGGCCTCGGCCTCGGTCTCGAGTGCGGACGTCGACGCCATCATGAACACTGGCATCGACCCCGCCAGCGTCGAGCGCGCGAACACCTTCGTCTCACTGGACGCCGACGACGAGGCCCGACTCGAGTCGCTCTCGGACGCCCTCGCAGACGCCCGTGCGGACATCGCCGCAGCGTCCGCCGACGCCGCCAGCCGCAAGCCGGCTGTCTCGAGTGCACTCGAGACGCAGTCGGGCGCGAGCAAAGCCCAACTCGAATCGGACCAGGCCGGCCTCGTCGACGCGGCAGCGGCGGGCCGGACCGACGTGGCGGTTTTCTCGGATCGACTCGAGTCGCCGGCCGTTGGGGCGGTCCTTGCAGCAGGGCCTGACGCCTATATCGGGTCGTTCGGCGCGTACTACGAGGAGGCACTCGAGGCGATTGCGGCGGACGTCAAAGCGGGGTTTGAGGGGAAGAGAGAGGGAGAAGGAGGAGGAGGAGGAGGGGGTGATGCTGGGACGCCTGACGCTGAGACTGCTGGCGAGTCCGGTGCCATTGGAGAAGCCGTCGACGACGCAGTCGACACCGTCGTTTCCCGGACGCTGTCGCTGCTGCGCCACAGTCTGGTCGACCAGCAACTCGCGATGCAGACCTACGCCAGTGCACAGCGCAGCCAGCAGGCAGCAGATGAAGAGCGCATCGCCGAGTACGAAGCGCAACTCACGAATCAGGTAGAGACGAAGCGCCAGCGCGAGGCCGTCGGTGATCGGATTCAGGAGTCGCTGCGTGAGGTTTCGGATTCGACTGCCGACGTGACCGATCGGACCGCGGAGATGACGGATCTCGCGGCCGAGCAGTCGAACTCGATGAACGAAATTGCGAGTGAGGTCTCGGGGCTGTCGGCGACGGTTGAGGAGATTGCCTCGAACGCCGAGGAGGTCAGTGCCACCAGCGAGCGCGCCGAGGAAATCGCGACCGACACGACGGAGACGGCCGAGGAAGCGATCGATCAGATCGAAGGCGTCGAGGAGGCAGCCGTCGAGGTGACTGACGACGTCGAAAACCTCCGCGAGAGCGTCCAGAAGATCGACGAGATCGTGGACGTGATCAACGATATCGCCGACCAGACGAATCTGCTCGCGCTCAACGCCTCGATCGAAGCGGCGACGGCGGGCGAAGCGGGAGACGGGTTCGCAGTCGTCGCGAACGAGGTCAAGTCCCTGGCCGAAGAATCGCAGGACGAAGCCAAGAACATCGAACGGATGATCGACCAGATTCAGGCGGATACCGAGGAGACGGTCGACAGCCTCGAGACGGCGAACGAGCGCGTCTCGACTGGTGTCGATCTGGTCGAGGAGACGGTCGACAACTTAGAGCGTATCGAGGAATCCGTCCAGGAGGCAAGCACGGGCATTCAGGAGGTCGCGACGGCGACCGACGACCAGGCGGCAAGCACCGAAGAGGTCGCGAGCATGACCGACACTGCGATGGAGACGTCCCAGCAGGTCACGAACGGACTCGAGGCGATCGAACGCCACGCCGAGACCGTCGACGAGCTGGTCGACGAGGTTGAAGCCGATGTTCGCAGTCTCTCTGCGGACGAGTAG
- a CDS encoding chemotaxis protein CheW has product MTDDRARRLREMRNRAAGGARETAETAEAAETAEAAEAAETAEAAETAEAAETAEAAETAETAEQDEADESAAESPSAADDSTESGTESAGKRDEPAASSDRATGDSDDNCGDGQQTADASSEPEQGSDAADSEADAIEAADTAGDSDAAGADAAGDAAAVDSAGVAAGTTDTEASMETGDTDVTLSFDDGESESRADGPLAALGGAIASQSTVAELTGTSAEPTVDGSATMADAEGYGDATSARKDAMFDQGNTLIHSTHDSESTIQMLEFYLNENRYAIEIDRISAIVEMKDITRFPRGPTAIDGVTDLRGEITGVLDPTTMLDVEHNELSDDQYIVVLERDDDKQKLGVRVTDVSQAVTYHDSQIDETGSVMDAAGDHQHECVRGIIKKQDDEDRTTLVAWLDIDELIATID; this is encoded by the coding sequence ATGACTGACGACAGAGCACGTCGACTTCGGGAGATGCGCAACCGTGCAGCTGGGGGGGCACGTGAGACAGCAGAGACTGCGGAGGCCGCAGAGACCGCAGAGGCTGCAGAGGCTGCAGAGACCGCGGAGGCCGCAGAGACCGCAGAGGCTGCAGAGACCGCGGAGGCCGCAGAGACCGCAGAGACCGCGGAACAAGACGAAGCAGACGAGTCAGCGGCAGAATCCCCGTCCGCAGCCGACGACAGCACAGAGAGTGGTACCGAATCGGCGGGCAAACGCGACGAACCAGCAGCGAGCAGTGACAGGGCCACGGGTGACAGTGACGATAATTGCGGCGACGGACAACAGACAGCAGACGCCAGTTCCGAACCCGAACAGGGGTCGGACGCGGCCGATTCGGAGGCAGATGCGATAGAAGCTGCGGATACAGCAGGCGATTCTGACGCCGCTGGCGCTGACGCCGCCGGCGATGCTGCGGCTGTTGACTCTGCAGGGGTGGCTGCCGGGACCACAGATACCGAAGCGTCGATGGAGACGGGCGACACTGATGTTACGCTCTCGTTCGACGACGGCGAATCCGAATCCCGCGCGGACGGCCCGCTCGCTGCACTCGGTGGTGCAATCGCCAGCCAGTCCACCGTCGCCGAACTCACGGGGACCAGCGCGGAGCCAACCGTCGACGGCTCTGCGACGATGGCGGATGCCGAGGGGTACGGCGACGCGACCAGCGCCCGTAAGGACGCCATGTTCGATCAGGGGAACACGCTGATCCACTCGACACACGACAGCGAGTCGACAATCCAGATGCTCGAGTTCTACCTGAACGAGAACCGCTACGCCATCGAGATCGATCGGATCAGCGCTATCGTCGAGATGAAAGACATCACGCGGTTCCCGCGCGGTCCGACCGCCATCGACGGCGTGACGGACCTCCGCGGCGAGATCACGGGTGTTCTCGACCCGACGACGATGCTCGACGTCGAGCACAACGAACTCTCCGACGACCAGTACATCGTCGTCTTAGAACGCGACGACGACAAGCAAAAGCTCGGCGTCCGCGTGACCGACGTCTCGCAGGCGGTCACCTATCACGACAGCCAGATCGATGAGACGGGCAGCGTGATGGACGCCGCGGGCGACCACCAGCACGAGTGCGTCCGTGGCATCATCAAGAAGCAGGACGACGAGGATCGAACGACGCTCGTCGCCTGGCTGGACATCGACGAACTCATCGCGACCATCGACTGA
- a CDS encoding ParA family protein, translating into MAGAARLCVTNQKGGVGKTTVAINLAGALNELGRNVLFVDLDPQGNATEGLGLLEAYDAEPPSLLDALVDPAAVDPDDLVSAHPEMDVVASNVDMNAAESTLVQEPDGETRLDALLDRLEEAGEYDVTVVDCSPHLGLLTDNALYATENLVIPALAEPTSKRSLELLFDYVGALELDHDVTIEPLALVANRIENTRAATEMLEWFDEALPDVPLYRIRKRVALQRAFASGKSVFAAEEETDMSAVFMEMAEQVDEQLLRQEIPA; encoded by the coding sequence ATGGCGGGAGCTGCTCGGCTGTGTGTGACAAATCAGAAAGGAGGCGTCGGCAAGACGACCGTCGCGATCAACCTCGCGGGTGCGCTGAACGAACTCGGACGTAACGTCCTCTTCGTCGACCTCGATCCGCAAGGGAACGCGACCGAAGGACTCGGCCTGCTCGAGGCCTACGACGCCGAACCGCCGTCGCTACTCGACGCGCTCGTCGACCCGGCGGCTGTCGACCCCGATGACCTCGTCTCTGCTCACCCAGAGATGGACGTCGTCGCGAGCAACGTCGACATGAACGCCGCCGAGTCCACGCTCGTCCAGGAACCCGACGGCGAGACGCGACTCGACGCACTCCTCGACCGACTCGAGGAGGCGGGCGAGTACGACGTCACCGTCGTCGACTGCTCACCCCACCTCGGCCTCCTGACCGACAACGCGCTGTACGCGACGGAGAATCTCGTGATCCCCGCACTCGCCGAACCGACGAGCAAGCGGTCACTCGAGTTGCTCTTCGATTACGTCGGTGCACTGGAGCTGGATCACGACGTGACGATCGAGCCGCTGGCGCTAGTGGCGAATCGGATCGAGAACACGCGAGCGGCGACAGAGATGCTCGAGTGGTTCGACGAGGCGTTGCCGGATGTGCCGCTGTATCGGATACGAAAGCGTGTGGCGTTGCAGCGGGCGTTCGCGTCGGGGAAGTCGGTGTTTGCGGCGGAAGAAGAGACGGATATGAGCGCGGTCTTCATGGAGATGGCCGAGCAGGTAGACGAGCAGTTGCTACGACAGGAGATACCAGCATGA
- the cheB gene encoding chemotaxis-specific protein-glutamate methyltransferase CheB, which produces MVDAVIADDSAVMRETLGKILEDGGITVVARAKDGTEAVELIERHEPDVATIDIQMPGLTGHEVIEQVMAENPIPMLVISSQTTRNADATFDALDAGAVDFLAKPSGDGSVNIWSQQETIVDRVRAVAEADVAGMETGRVSEEQSQTISVSSEFPCNPTLVIGASTGGPRVVEQVLSELPQRAGLRVLVVQHMADHYTERFAKRLNERTAYDFRQARDGDTVGPGEGVLAKGGSHLRVTADRNGRLTVSHDNGPKRHNVRPAIDVTMETAAETVTGNLTGVILTGMGADGAAGLAAIKDAGGKAIVQDEATSRVYGMPKVAAEEVDVNMVLPKDRIAEGVTNAFRGWSA; this is translated from the coding sequence ATGGTCGATGCAGTAATCGCGGACGACTCGGCGGTGATGCGCGAGACGCTCGGGAAGATTCTGGAGGACGGCGGGATCACCGTCGTCGCCCGTGCCAAAGACGGCACCGAGGCGGTCGAACTCATCGAGCGCCACGAGCCGGATGTGGCGACGATCGACATTCAGATGCCCGGTCTGACCGGCCACGAGGTGATCGAGCAGGTGATGGCCGAGAACCCGATTCCGATGCTCGTCATCAGCTCGCAGACGACGCGCAATGCTGACGCGACGTTCGACGCGCTCGATGCCGGTGCGGTCGACTTTCTGGCAAAGCCGTCCGGTGACGGCTCGGTCAACATCTGGTCCCAGCAGGAGACGATCGTCGACCGCGTCCGTGCGGTTGCGGAGGCTGATGTCGCAGGGATGGAGACCGGCCGCGTGAGCGAGGAACAGTCCCAGACGATCAGCGTCAGTTCCGAGTTTCCCTGCAATCCGACGCTCGTCATCGGCGCATCGACCGGCGGCCCACGGGTCGTCGAACAGGTGCTGTCCGAACTCCCACAGCGGGCAGGGTTACGAGTGCTTGTGGTCCAACACATGGCAGATCATTACACAGAACGATTCGCGAAACGGCTCAACGAACGAACGGCATACGACTTCAGACAGGCCCGAGATGGAGACACTGTCGGCCCCGGAGAAGGCGTACTGGCGAAAGGTGGCTCACACCTACGGGTGACTGCCGACCGAAACGGTCGACTCACCGTTTCCCACGACAACGGCCCCAAACGCCATAACGTCAGGCCCGCCATCGACGTAACGATGGAAACCGCAGCCGAAACGGTCACCGGGAATCTCACCGGTGTGATTCTGACCGGGATGGGTGCCGACGGCGCTGCCGGCCTCGCCGCGATCAAAGACGCCGGCGGGAAAGCGATCGTCCAGGACGAGGCAACCTCGCGCGTCTACGGCATGCCGAAGGTGGCAGCCGAGGAAGTCGACGTGAACATGGTGCTCCCGAAGGATCGCATCGCCGAGGGAGTCACAAACGCCTTCCGGGGGTGGTCCGCGTGA
- the cheA gene encoding chemotaxis protein CheA yields MVRVSDATSTFVQESQEDIQKLNNALLDLEDDPEGSDAIETVFRVAHNLKGNFGVMGYTTASNLAHAIEDLLDCIRDGELEVTPERMDLIFNGVDHLAQMVAEISDTGETNTDPEETIEAIRASIEDGESAGGEDDGNDADTDTNTDAVATDRKVPLEDLADDIDREALENETNVYRAALELDDSGSPQVDAMFVLDAAGDEFELLRTVPANETIEAGEFDAVFDAYVTAADDETDRGSVEAFFDDNRYVEGASVTDVTDDIVDELTADGDDAGDSDEESGDSTGSSTNVTHSSKEVESIRVDVEQIDQLYNQVEEMVTSRIKLRKIIEGSDLVEAEDELEEHGKITASLQDTVLEIRLVPLKKIVGNFPRIVRDISRDQGKEIDFQMEGVDIEMDRSILNELGDPLMHLIRNAVDHGIESPEEREEKGKPREGTIKLIGERERDRVSVTVKDDGGGLDVEKIRSKAVEKGVMSEDEVQLLDDSEVYDLIFHPGFSTTEEVTEVSGRGVGMDVVNQVVRGVDGSINVESAPDEGTAITLMLPVSVAIVRVLFVTVGDETYGVPIKNIDEISEFEDVDIESVEGRKTVTHDGNVYPLLSLGNRLDVPDTEPDDDDMVVRIKDSVRQVCLRCSDVMGQEEVVIKPFEGVLSGAPGISGASVLGEGEVVMILDVDTL; encoded by the coding sequence GTGGTCCGCGTGAGCGACGCAACGAGCACCTTCGTTCAGGAGAGCCAGGAAGACATCCAGAAGCTGAACAACGCACTGCTCGACCTCGAGGACGACCCCGAGGGCTCGGACGCCATCGAGACGGTGTTCCGCGTCGCCCACAATCTGAAGGGGAACTTCGGCGTGATGGGCTACACGACGGCGAGCAACCTCGCCCACGCCATCGAGGACTTGCTCGATTGCATTCGCGACGGCGAACTCGAGGTCACCCCCGAACGGATGGACCTCATCTTCAACGGCGTCGACCACCTCGCCCAGATGGTCGCGGAGATTTCGGACACCGGCGAGACGAACACCGACCCCGAGGAGACGATCGAGGCGATCCGCGCGTCGATCGAGGATGGGGAGTCCGCAGGGGGAGAAGATGATGGGAACGACGCCGACACTGATACGAACACTGACGCCGTCGCCACCGACCGCAAAGTCCCACTCGAGGACCTCGCCGACGACATCGACCGCGAGGCACTCGAGAACGAGACGAACGTCTACCGGGCAGCACTCGAGTTAGACGACAGCGGTTCGCCGCAGGTCGACGCGATGTTCGTCCTCGACGCGGCCGGTGACGAGTTCGAGTTGCTCCGGACGGTGCCGGCGAACGAGACGATCGAGGCGGGCGAGTTCGATGCGGTCTTCGACGCCTACGTGACGGCGGCGGACGATGAGACGGACCGCGGTAGCGTCGAGGCGTTCTTCGACGACAATCGGTACGTCGAGGGTGCCAGCGTCACGGACGTAACCGACGACATTGTCGACGAGTTGACGGCGGATGGAGACGATGCAGGCGATTCAGACGAAGAATCGGGTGACTCGACAGGTAGCAGCACGAACGTCACCCACAGCAGCAAGGAAGTCGAGTCGATCCGCGTCGACGTCGAACAGATCGACCAACTCTACAACCAGGTCGAGGAGATGGTCACGAGTCGGATCAAACTCCGCAAGATCATCGAGGGCAGCGACCTCGTCGAAGCCGAGGACGAACTCGAGGAACACGGCAAAATTACGGCCAGTCTGCAGGATACGGTCCTCGAGATTCGGCTGGTGCCGCTGAAGAAGATCGTCGGCAACTTCCCGCGGATCGTCCGCGACATCTCGCGCGATCAGGGCAAGGAGATCGACTTCCAGATGGAAGGCGTCGATATCGAGATGGATCGTTCGATCCTGAACGAACTGGGTGATCCGTTGATGCACCTCATCCGGAACGCGGTCGACCACGGCATCGAGTCGCCCGAAGAGCGCGAGGAGAAAGGCAAACCTCGTGAGGGGACGATCAAGCTCATCGGCGAGCGCGAGCGCGACCGCGTCTCCGTGACGGTGAAAGACGACGGTGGCGGCCTCGACGTCGAGAAGATTCGCTCGAAGGCGGTCGAGAAGGGCGTGATGTCCGAAGACGAGGTCCAGTTGCTCGACGACTCCGAGGTGTACGACCTCATCTTCCACCCCGGCTTCTCGACGACGGAGGAAGTGACCGAGGTCAGCGGCCGCGGCGTCGGCATGGACGTGGTCAACCAGGTCGTTCGCGGCGTCGACGGTTCGATCAACGTCGAGAGCGCACCCGACGAAGGGACCGCGATCACGCTGATGCTACCCGTCAGCGTCGCCATCGTTCGTGTCCTGTTCGTCACGGTCGGCGACGAGACCTATGGCGTCCCGATCAAGAACATCGACGAAATCTCCGAGTTCGAGGACGTCGATATCGAATCCGTCGAGGGACGAAAGACCGTCACCCACGACGGCAACGTCTACCCGCTGCTGTCGCTTGGCAACCGCCTCGACGTTCCCGACACCGAACCCGACGATGACGACATGGTCGTCCGCATCAAAGACAGCGTCAGGCAGGTCTGTCTGCGCTGTTCGGACGTGATGGGACAGGAGGAAGTCGTCATCAAACCGTTCGAGGGGGTCCTGAGTGGCGCACCCGGAATCAGCGGCGCGTCGGTGCTCGGCGAGGGTGAAGTCGTGATGATCCTCGACGTGGATACGCTGTAG